acactttaccgtctgagccaccaaggaagcccatacagCAACTGtactataaattttttaaaaattaatggtcCCAAGATCACAAGCCTAAATTAATTGTTGAGGGGGGGTACCACTACCAAACAATTTATTCAAAGCTATAAAAGTGcttcatttatattcttttccttctggccCATCCTACTCAGTTCTATTTTCTTCAAACCATTTAATTCTATTATTTCTAAGAAAGCTGAAAACATAAGAGTTTATTAACAAAATGGTAGTTTCTGTTTCACAACTCCAAAACCCTCTAAGAACTTAATATGcatagtgaaagttgcttagtcatgtcccattctttgagaccccatggactttacagtccatggaattctccaggccagaatactggagtgggtagcctttcccttctccaggggatcttcccaacccagggattgaagccaggtctcccgcatcacaggcggattctttatcagctgagccacaagggaagcccatacttatTATTATGCCTAATATGCATAGCCATAAACAAAATCTCATTAGTTCCTCAGCTTTAATACATAAgctataaagtgaaaaataacaaaaggatAAACTAAAATAGTAAATTAATCAAAACCACATTTCTTCATGCTAGCCAGTCTGGGTTTCCGGTACTAGACAAAATGATAACTAGTTTTGTTGTATTATCCTCAAAGATTTCTTTGGCAAATGGTGCCGACCTCACAGTAGCAGCTGGTTCAGTGATGACGGCAAGTTCAAACTATGGTTATTTGGTTAGATATGCTGAAAGTCCTCAGCCTAGACTCTTCCTCATCTTTCTGAACTACAGAAAAATCTAAGGGGAACACAGAATAGTTTCTTAATCCCTCTGTCATTCCTCAATTGGGATGTCTTGATTCCAATTATTATTCTAGCATCAGCAAAGAACAATTAATTGCTGATTAAGACTGATGTGATTCTGATACAGCTATATACTACTTTCAGAACACAATTTGTTCACAAAATGATGtgaacaagttttaaaatattatatattatatattctacGATATAGACAGTAGAGAATTGAAGAGGGCAATTTAGTTAAGCAGGATGTCCCTGTATGACCTCAAACTTGAGCCCAAGAGCTGAACTGTGTTAAAGTAGGATCCTTCTATCTTCTGGCACTCAGAAATCACATATGTATTTCCAAGGTATTAGCTGTCTGAGAAACTATTAACTACCCGTAAAACTCTATAGTTGGATTATCAGGCTATCAagatagaaatattaaaagaaacaagttATTATACTCTCAAGAATTTTTAGCATGACATTTGTATGTTTTCCAAAAGAATAAAGAGCCTTAAACAGCTAATGtgtttcactttgttgtataatttttctatttttattttaaaaacatgcatgTCAACAGTTGACTTCAGTGAGGCTACTGGTTTCCAATGCAGCAGGCCTCTGAGGGAGGGAGGCCATCCCAGAGGGAGGCTTAGCAGCACGTAAGTTCCCACAAACAGGTAATGCTTGAAAGGTAAGGAATGCCTCGTGTCCCCTCTGGTCCCTGGACCCTGGCCCAGCTCAGCTCTAGCCGCGCCCTAAGAAATCTGTGGGGGGTACCAGTGAGGGTGACCACAGGGATGCAGGAACTAGATCTCTAAGGAACTAGATCCAGTCATGTTGCAGATGGTGACCTGACACTACCATTTCCTTAGCCAAGCTCATCTATCAATCTTAATGTGCATTATCTCAAAGTTATCTCTTTGAGATAATTCTCAAAGAGTAAGActaaaccaaaaattaaaattatgattaGCCATGTTTTTCAAGATAACATCTAATTCTACAACAGAGAAAGCTGAAACTGGAAGCATTTCACACTTCCTTTCATTACGTGGCAGTGAATTAGAAGTAAGCGTTGTTGAAGATCACAGCAGAACTTCCCCTTCACTGGTATGTAAACTTATTCAGGGCATGACCAGTGTCTGTCCAGATGAGTGTTACTGGTGCCTAACACAGGGCCAGGCACAAAGGAACACGATGAATActcactgaataaataaaatctgtgaatttcttatttttatgtatttatttaagctGGTTTTACCTGAAAGGCAAGCTTTgacattctttatttttgtaaaacagAGGATGTGTAGCaagcttaaatttttttcatgccagatgtttaaaataatttggtCACTGTCTACAACCATAATATCAGTCAAGAAAAAGAGACTGAAAGGACCAAAGACCGGAGAGGAATGGCAAGCGAAAACACACAGAAGCCTCTGATGGCCTAACCCAGCCTTAACTTTCACCTATGTGGCTGTTGAACTCGCTGACTGACTACCTATGATCCTATAAAGGGcaaaagaaagtcaaagtgaagtcgctcagtcatgtccgactctttgtgaccccatggactgtagcctaccaggctcctccgtccatggcttttccaggcaagagtattggagtgggttgccatttccttctccagagaattttcctgacccagggatcaaacccgggtctcccgcattgcaggtagatgcttttaccgtctgagccaccagggaagtcctaaaaataAATGGCAAGCACACTGGCAAATGAGAACTTTTGCTCTACTAGGAAGGGAAAGaagtctatttctttcttttttttttttttttttggttttaaaaccTGATGTTAAAATTAACAAAAGCAAAGGAAGCTCTTAACATTTTGCTTGGATGTGGTGGTGGCAGTTGGGAACTGCACTCATCTTTTAGGGATCCAGTGAACTATTGGCCCTTTACACTCAGGCAGACAAGCTTACTTGTTAAGCATTCCTGTCCCCAGCTGTGTTCTCAGGATAGCAGAATGCTTAAGTCATGGACAGAAAAAGCCTTGTACACCTGCTCTAACAGGCCTAAAAGACAGAGTGAATTATAGCTCTGTATCCATCCACTCACACAGATTCTTCCTTTTGAGTCATACACCAAAGGAAAGCAGGACTCAAATTATATGACGTCTTTCTGTACAACATTAAGTTCGTTATAGTAACTAccttgatttttgtatttttctactgAATTTTACAACCTATTTACACCCATCTGCATAGTTAATTGTTGTAAGACAAGGGTGCTGTGCCAATTTTCACACACCACTTTCTGGTGTATCACTTAGAGGCTGAGCAGGactttaaaaaacactttctttAACTTAAACTTCCCCTTTGCAACAAGGTAAATATATGTGTTCTTATTATAGCCATCAAAGTGATTTTATACAGAGAAGGAATATAGTTTCTAGGAATTACTTAGTGTTTTCCATAAACTGATGAAGATTGCTTAAAAGaacactgctttttctttttaaaaagttgtttttggCCGTTAGCttgaaaaaagggaaaattaaaaaggCACTCATTTGTGCTGCCTCACAGCTGTTGGTTACCTCATTAACGTTGATCTTTGACTTTGCAGAAGATTCTAAAAAGGCACAGTTACACCACTGTCTTGCTAAATTCTGACCCTGTTCTTTGCCAACTACTCGCTCGTCTTCCAGGTCACATTTATTGCCAACCAAAATCATTGGAACctgtgaaaggaaaaaacatataataaGCAACTAACGTACTTGTTACTCGACTTATAAGCAAGCAACTACCCTCCACCAACTGAAATATGTTAGGACTATTAGGTTcaccaaagaaaagtgaaagtgaaagtcgctcagtcatgtcagactctttgcgaccccatggactgtagcctaccaggctcctctgtccctggaattttccaggccagaatactggagtgggagccattcccttctctaggggatcttcccaacccagggattgaacctaggtcttccacattgcaggcagattcttcaccgtctaagccatcagggaagcccataagcttcaccaagtgctttaaaaaaggtatatgtatgtgtgttggggAGAAGATCAAaggggaagagacagaaaaaaatggacaagatTCTACCACATTGATctgctaaaattattttaagaatataatctcaaaattatattatgattatattatattataaattaattacatTATGAGTCTCATGTGGACTCATGCTAATGGCTGAATTCCAAGcagaaaaatatgaaggaaaaggaaacgCCTGCAATACAGAGAAGAACACACTCAATGGTCTGGGTGTGTCTTAAGTGCCTCAACTCACAGGACCAACAAATGTCAAAAACATCGCACAACCAACACAGTAATAAGTGTTACTTCTAGATCTGAAAACTACCTTAGGTGCGACATGAAGGAAGAGTAAGACTAAAAATAAAGCCACTGAGCAGCTATGTCTTCATCTATGATTCAATCTTTAGTTTATTACATGAGATAAAGAGATTAACATTATCAGAGTTCAGTGATGTGCATGTAATTGCCTATGAAAAGAGAACTCTCTTAGATGAATTAGTCATGGGAAGAAAGAGAACTATTCATTAGGTTATGGTTGGTCATGAGTCATATGGTGCAAATCCCTTCTGCCTACAATATTACCCAAAGTTATGGTGCTGAGCAGGTGCCTGTGTTCCCATTAATAATGAGTGAGAAcacacagaaatagaaaggaagaTAACATATGAAATTTTATATCCTAACTTATACAACTTTTGAAAAGGAACTCTGTAACTGAAAACTGAGACAAACATGTAAAATGTAGATTTCACCTTTGCAAAAAGGCACAATGTTATTCATCAGATAAGAATTCCAAAACagtatattttacaataaaaaattaacattaaaaatctgaaacaaaaataaaatgataaaaactcagttaattaaaatatttaacataattcAAAGGAAATAACTAAGTAAAAACTGTACCGACAGAATTTTAGAAATGGGAACATAGCGTTACGGTTCTTGATAATGTTCCTTGAACACTGTTTTTGACATAAACTAACTGTCACCTTTCCAAGCAAAACCTGAGTCCCCCCCTTCTGCTACCAAGTATTCTTTGACTCTTCTTTTTTCACTACACTTGTGACCTATGTAGCACATGATGGGTCCTAAGTGCAGTGGAGAAAGAACTTTACATACGTGTCCTTCATTTCATGGGCTTcatttctaaccatctcatcagcACATCTGTTggtatttagttgctaagtcgtgtctgactgttttgcaactccatggactgttgcctgccaggctcctttgtccatgcaattttctaggcaagaatacctgagtggtttgccatttccttctccaggggatcttcctgacccagggactgaacccgtgtctcctgcttggcaggtggtttctttaccactgagccacttgggatgCCCTCTCAGTATATTATCTGTAGGTAAATTTAGAAAGCTTAAAATTGTTTTTGGTTACCAGGACTCTTTTAGGCACAAGGTAGATACCCTCCAAGTCCTTGCTGACAGAGAAAATGTATACTTTATATTTGGCCACAGAGAGACGGCCATActctatatatagagagaaatacTTACATCTTCTGTGTCCTTAACTCGTAAAATCTGTTCCCTCAGGTCTTGTAAGTCATTAAACGTGGACTGAGCAGTAATAGAATATACTAGTGCAAACCCTTGGCCGTTCTTCATATACAAATCCCTCATTGCTGTAAATTGCTCCTATAATAAAAACAtgcaataaattataaatatgacTCCTTAAATGTACTGAAttgaaacaataaaatggaaacaatttaaatcaGAATAATAAGTTAGCTACTGAATTCTTTATTACATATTACAGTGACAGGAAACCTAAGACATGATACACAGCTTCTGGAAAACCTGAGGTCAATGTTCCTGTCTCCTAACTAAAAACAATAAACTGTAGAATTACAAGGGAAATAttacccacttttttttttttggctgggctactgtggcatgtgggtcttagttccctgaccagggattgaacccatgctatctgcagtggaagggtggagtctcagccactggaccaccagggaagtcttcactttaatttgtttttgtgtgATTTAGAAAAACTGTATATAACTTTTTTATATATAcagattttaattaaattattttgttgCTACAGAAGATGATCTCCAAGGTAGTGTTTTCAGAAAAGTTGAAGGAGTAAACCCTGATGCCCTCCAACATTAACAGGTTGGGGAGATGAagccaaatcaggaaaggagactTAGAAACAATGAATGATACTGGGAGAAAACCAAGCAAGTATTGTTTCCTGGaagtcaaatgaataaaattttcagAGAAGGATAATGATCTACTGAATCAAAGGTTGCTGAAAAAGTCAAGGGAACTGAGGATATATGTGAGGGATATATTCTGAATGACAGACCATGTGCTTGAGGCTATGTAAAGAGGGGCTTGAGGATATGAGGGGTAGTCAAAGGTGTTAGAATAAACAGACTGCAGGTTCCAGAGAAGTTTATGGGTTTGAAAGGAAGTGAGCTGGAGAAACGAGATGGTGAGTGAAGAGCAAGACACTTGAAAATGAAATTCAGGATGGTATTACGTGATTGGTTATCGTACTGTCTAGGGTAAAGACCATGGGAATGAATGACTGAAGCACAGTAGAAGTTAAAAAACTGACAAGCCAAGCTACTAAATCATCTATATTACCCATAAAGATTGTATTTGGATACCAAAATCACCAACACTTTGGACTAAAGCAGTGTTGGAGAAAGTAAGCAatcctaaaaaagaaagaactgatcTAGAATAAGATTAATGAGCATCAACTACTTTCCAACCTTTATGCAAGGCACTGGGGATagacaaatacacagaaaattataatacAGTGTGCTGACTGTTAGGATGGGAGAAATAcaagatatttaagaaaataagggAGGATCTCTGCAGTGGAGGAAAGCTTCCTTAATTtggacaagaggaagaagaatgtCCTCACAGTTGTGGaagctgtgaaaggaagaagtagaaaggtttttttttaaagttttttaactGTTGGGGTCTTTGGAAACAAAGGAGAATTATTGCTGATTCAGAAGCTAGGAAAATTGGGGGTTGGGGAAAGTGGCAAGAGGGAGAGACCTCAATTCAGCTGATACAGGGCTCCTGTTGGAATAAAGATCCATTTTCtcacaaaaggacagaaaaatatgGTATAATTCGCATTCTAATTGCTCCAGTCTTCTCATGTTTTTTGATCTGAAACTTTCTGaccatttataaaattataatgggggatatttgtgaattttaaaacaacttaaaaCATTTAAGAATGCCATTCATTTTAGAGCATTGCCTAATAGGAAAAGTCTATGcatatggagaaaaaaaagaaaatcatttaatgTGTGCATTTTTTTGTGGCAGAATAAAAcatcattaattaatttaaaaacttaaaaaggtAATGACAAgtgaagataatgaaaataaaagcaaatacatagAGTTCATTAACTATATTATAGGTATTTTGTGCCAAATGATTTATAGCCACCATCTCATTTGatcaatgttgttgtttagttgctaagtcacatccaactcttccgcaaccccatggactgcagcccaccaggttctctgtccataggatttcccagccaagaatactggagcgggttgccatttagttcttcaggggatcttcccgacccagaaccaaagccgagtctcctgcattggcaggtgcattctttatcactgagtcaccagggaagccccctctgaTCATTACAAGCACCCTATAATGTACTATCATCATTATACTCATTTGAAGATATGAAAAATGAGGCTTGAAATAATCCTAAAGATTTTTGTTAGAAAACACTtatcccccaaaaaagaaaagaaaacacttatCCATCACCAGCCCCTTGAGATGTTAAAGTgctaataaaaagcaaaaacaatttttaaaataaatgaattaccaTGGTATCAAGAGACAGTCTTATTTAAGCCCAGAGAAATACCTATCTTAACTAAAATTCTGGATTTAAAACACCTTGAATAccttttttttaagagcagtaaTAGCATAATCCTCACCTcaatacaagaaaaaagaaacaacacacAGATTCTGTAGGTGAACTCAACATACAATTTAATAGTGAAATGTGGGCATTAAGTACATCAAAGAATTTAATGCACATAAGAAAATTTAAGAAGTTCTACATTTAGAGACTTAAGTTCTTAATCAGAACAAATGTTTTTACTCAGAGGAATCAATCAGGTGACAAAAGCCTGTTTACAAATTAAAATCTAAccagaaaaagggagagagagaaacctcTTACCGTCCCCGCTGTATCCAGGATTTCCAGCATACACTGTTGGCAGTCTACTTCAACTTGCTGTTGGGGTCAGCGTTGGGGGTGGAGGAGAATAAAAGAGTAACATCAAAATGTCAGTCTGTTTTCCTCCCATCTCTTCACTCAAAGTTTCTATTATGACTTTCTCTAGCAGTTTGCTGTATTGGTGGAGACCTAACTTGATAGTATAATAAAGAATAGGAGGTCTCAAACACATTCTACCAGGACTTTTAATGCTGAGTTTAGGTATTTTTCTGACCACTGAAATATGAACACTGATTTCTGTTATTATTAGAAGGCAGTGGTCATATTCTGCAAtttaagaaaaacagcaataaacAGGTAtagttctaaaaggaaaaaaaaaaaacagcgtaaagtatgtatgtttatattatattcaAAACAAGGCACAAAAGTACCAGGTAGCTCAAAATATAGTCAAGATTTGGGGGTAAAGAAAACTCTGACCACTTATCACATTCAAGTCGTCAAAGTTTTACTAAAATATGCCCCAAATTTAATACAGAGGAAAATTTAAGTTGAAGAGATAAAGGGAACACAATAACACTGAACTCATAGTTCTCAAGACTTTAACAAAAAGGTACTTCTTTGGAAAAGCTGTGTGCATAAGGTGAAATTTTATGTACTAAATTCTATTTTCCCAGGGTtttaaagaagaggagaaagctgGCCAAAAGAAATTACCAACTATTAAtggtttggaaaatttttaataaatacggGATTAAGGAAAGTGCTTCAGCACTCAAGGTACAGATCTCCGTTTATAGCTGAAGCTTTAACCAGCAACTTATTTGGGGGAAACTTCAGTAATGCAACACTGTCTTCTAAAAATAAACTTGTTAACCTAAGGACTATTTTAAACTGCTTCTGTGTCAAATAAAGGATTGATGAAGAGGACCATGAGCAGTTCTACAAACTCACACTCCACCACTTATGGGACTAATGTGGTAATAATCTGCACAATCTGTGAGGGGGCATGTTCAATGAATAATGAATTAGGTCTGTGGTTTCTCAATATATCACAATTTTGTTTCCAATTTGCTGATAATGAAACTGCTCTCCTCACAGACTTAATGAATTTAATTCAGCAAGAGTTACAGTACTATTTAAGGTAAATTCTAAAACATCTGACAATACAGCCCTTTCTTATTTGTTGAAAGGCAGATTTAATCTTTTGGATGGGGGCACCTAGCAGGCTTTCTTACAACACTGTCTTTTCTACCCCATAACATACTTGGGAAATAAAATCATGAAAGTTCTCCACAATTCTAGCTAGTCTTATAATTAAATAAAGCAACACTTTTTGTCAAGACCAACTATTAAAATTTATCTTCCTTTTAAATAAGTGTTACTTTTCAGAGAGTAGTTtttggttcacagcaaaactgagcagaaagtacagagctCCCATATATCCCTTTCCTGCTCCTTGCTATCCTCACCCGTATCAGCATCCTGCCTACATCAGAGAGGTACATGTGGGAGCATCAATGAACCTACCGACATCAACACACTATCATGCCAAGTCCATGGCTGGCAGTTTTACTCTTGGTGTTGTGCTTTCCATGGGCTGGGGCAAAAATGTACAGTGCCATGTATCCACCCTTATAGAATTATACAGAATCcaaatatagaattttttaagTCTAAAGATGGAATACTTTTGAAGTTATTtaactaaacaaaaataactttcagTCACAGTATAACTTCAAGCATAAAGTGATCTTAATTTTAGtccataaaaagaataattaaaaatatacctaaaaaatatacttatttatatgCAATTTTTCTACATTAAGAAAATTCCCATCATTAAATGCATACATTAAAGAAAGATTAACAATCAGTAAGAACACAGAGCTCTCTATAGTTAAGCAATATTCTATCTtggtgaaacttttaaaaatagatagacTATCTGTATCATTtctcaaaactattttcaaaaaagCTATTCCATGGGTACTTGTAAGCATGTGTATACAAGTTTCACATTTTACCTTTCTGTAGGAATCTTCTATCGTTGGGtcatatttttcaacaaaaattcCCTGAACAAATTGAActgtctagaaaaaaaaaaagcagataaaagTTAAGGACTTAAAAGAAAAACCAGCCCCTCTTACAGGTCATTTAATGTCACAAAGTGGTAAAGATTAAGTGAAATTATGTGAAAACTCTGGGTGAACATGCAAACATATAGTATCATTGTTCTTCCATATAAGAACACATTCATAATTAAGAGTATATTTATGAAGGGAGGTGGTCATGTTAAAAACTGTCAGTTGACATTACACCTTAAAATAATTACTATATTAAGCTTTAAAATACAACCAGGATACACATAAGGACATGGATTCTCATTCactaaaatgtgaaaatttatCAGTGTTTCCTATTACCTGCCTTTATATATCTATAGCAATTTTTATCTCATGTCCTCAAAGGATAGAGGCAAAAGTTATAAGTTTGAAAAAGTTTTGAAACAACCTTTCTAATTGTGGGGGGTAAAAAAAAGAGggaattaaaatttattgagtttattaaatttataatcaCAGTCACATTTCATATTCACCCCAGAAGTAGTTATTTTCCTCTTCTGCCAGCTGAGATTCAAATGTCATTCACACTTCAATTAGCCAGAGGAATATTTTATACACTATTTTAGCTTGAACTAAATAGGTCAACTTGAATATAGTCAGCTTCAACTATCTATAACTGTGGTTCCATCTCCTCAGCTCTCATTTACTCTTCAATCCACCCAGGATGTTATGGCATCATCACCTTACTGAAGCTGCTTTGATCACAACCAGCAACCTCTGTGCTATGACTTCTGTGCAGTCATGTAAAGGTCCTCTTTATCCCCAAGTACAGAGATAAACACTGCTCCATCTTGGACCCTTCAATCCTACCTACTCTTTCAAGGCTGAGAGGTGCTCAGAGCACTGTCCTGACTTCTCTCTCTCTAGTCCCTCCCTAGACAACCTCAATAATTCCTaaggatttctatttttaattaatttatttattttaaaaaggtaattcaTGGACATAGGAAAAAACGTAAAAGACACAAAAGCATATGTAATGATAACTAAACCTATCTATTACCACTTTTTCCAATTCTATTCCCAAGGAAGTGACTGATATGCTATTTGTAACTTACTGAACCTTGCAGAAACAGTGTCTGTTCTTTTGTAATATCTCCAACTTCCTTTCTTATCTCTATGAAGAAGACTGTGACTATTTTGTTCACAGTTGTAACTTTAGAGTCTGATGTTGTAGAagctcaataaataataaataaatacagcatGTGTACAAAAAATGACCTTTATGCTACTTAAGTCTGGGGTGGGGTAGGATAGGAATTATTCCACTGGTACCTTTAATGATCAGTCTTCCCCATTAGAATGTAAATTCCTTAGAAACgagaataatttctttcttttaaatcacaAACACTAACATCTGACATATAATAggtagttaataaatatttggtcaatgaaagaaagaagagccaCCATCATAAAAACACACATCCATGGTTACTGAATGAGTCTGTGTCCCCTGGTGAGCCAGATACTAGGCATATAAAACACTGCCACTTTTTCTCTTTAGTGACTAAAAATTGTAAGGCAAGAAAATATGAACGTCCTTTTTGTATTATATTAATTCATTATA
This portion of the Cervus canadensis isolate Bull #8, Minnesota chromosome 2, ASM1932006v1, whole genome shotgun sequence genome encodes:
- the RAP1A gene encoding ras-related protein Rap-1A, coding for MREYKLVVLGSGGVGKSALTVQFVQGIFVEKYDPTIEDSYRKQVEVDCQQCMLEILDTAGTEQFTAMRDLYMKNGQGFALVYSITAQSTFNDLQDLREQILRVKDTEDVPMILVGNKCDLEDERVVGKEQGQNLARQWCNCAFLESSAKSKINVNEIFYDLVRQINRKTPVEKKKPKKKSCLLL